The sequence TATCGTAGACTTGATTAGCGATGACTAAAAGTTCTCCATTTCTGTCATAAATAAGTCCTCTAGAGGGTTTAATGACCTTTTGGCTATGTGTAATTTTTTCTGCTCGGTCTATCCATTTGTCGTCCAATACTTGAATGTATAATAAACGGGAAATAAATATTATTCCCATAAACAGCATAATCAATATCACTACCCATCGTCTACCTTGGTATGGATCCATATTATTGTTTTTTTATGGTTAAATATTGATACAGAGCGGAGAGAATAATTGCCGCTACAGTAGAGGCTAGTGCTTTTATAAAAACACTTAAAGTAGCTTGGTAGTTTAGCGATTCAAATGCAAAGTAGGTAAGGTGAAAACTCAATAATAATAACGAAGAGTATAAGATGTACTGTCCTGAAGGTAGTGATGTGACATTGGGAGAAAAGAATGATTCAAAACCTTCTCTTGGGGAAATAAGTCTAAGAATATAAGGTCTCAAAAAAGCAATAATAAGCATTGCAGAAGCATTAATTCCTAAGGTGTTATGGAAAGCATCGAGTATAATTCCAAATAGAAAACCAACCAATAATAGTCGAGGACCTCTCCAGCTTACAGGTAGAATTAGAATACTAGTTCCTAAAACAATAGGGTTGATATATGGATTAAGCGCTCCAAAACTTATTTGGTCAATAACCAAAACCTGAACCATTAATAGGCCGATAAAATGGAAAATATGTTGAATTGAATTACTCATTGATTTCCTCCGAATTTATCAGTTGTTTTAATTCTATTCTATTGATGTCGTCAACAATAAAAACACTATAAACATCATTGAAACCTTCAGTTAGTTGTACAGTGATTAATTGTGTTCCTTTACCAGGTATTTCTTCCGTTTTTTGAACCGTTCCAATTAACTCTCCTTTAGGGAAAAAACCATCTCCGCCTGTAGTAATAATCGTATCACCTGCTTGAACAGGGATAAAATCTGATATGTCATTTAAGGTGGCTGTTTGCCAATTGTCTGTTGATTCCCACGTTAGGAGACCAAATGACTGAGAAGATTGATGTCGAACAGCTAATTCAAATTTGGGATGAATAATAGGAAGTACAGTAGAGTAATGCTCACTGCAAGCAACAGTATACCCAAGAATACCTTTTGTTCCTATTACCCCCATATTCTTTGTTAAACCATTTGCTTTTCCCTTGTTGATCGTCAGAAAGTTATAACGTTTGTCTTTGGTTGACCGAATCACAGAAGCAGATTGAAAACGGTATTGTTGCAGGTAAACCGTGTCCTCTTTCAAAGAAAAATAGTTGCCAATAACATTCCCGCTTCCTTTTATTTTTTCTTGTAAAACTCTGTTTTGAACCCTTAATAATTCGATTTCCTTTTTTAAACTAAAATATTGTTCAATAGTATTAGAAGCATTATAGATTTCGCCTATAAACCGATTAGAAGAGTTGGCAAATTGGGAATGTTGATAAGGATTGTTTTTAGAAAAGATCAATATCATGCAGATCAACTGTAGTATCAAAAAGATAAAAACAGTACTATATTTTTGAAAAAACTTAAAAATATTTTGCATGGTTCTACTTCACTCTTTACACGGAAAAAGCCGTATTAATATACAGCTTTTGTCAACTTAAATTTAGGTTGTTCTTAATGTTTATTGTTTGATTAAGAACTGGTACTTATCAATGTTCTTTAATGCAATTCCTGTACCTCTCGCAACAGCTCTTAAAGGATCCTCAGCAATATGAACAGGAAGTTTAGTTTTTTCTGAAATACGTTTGTCCAATCCTCTCAACATTGAGCCTCCGCCAGCTAAGTATATCCCTGTTTTGTAAATGTCAGCAGATAACTCTGGAGGTGTCATTTCTAAGGCATTCATAATCGCCTCTTCAATTTTGGCTATGGACTTATCTAAACAGTGTGCAATTTCTTGGTAAGTCACATAAATTTCTTTTGGAATACCCGTCATCAAATCTCGTCCACGAACAGGGAAGTCTTCAGGTGGATTTTCTAACTCTGTTACAGCAGCACCAACTTCAATTTTAATTTGTTCAGCAGTTCGCTCACCAATTAAAATATTGTGTTGACGTCTCATGTATTCTTCGATATCTCCAGTAAAATCGTCACCAGCAACACGGATAGATTTGTCACAGACAATTCCTCCCAATGCAATGACTGCAATTTCAGAAGTTCCTCCACCTATATCAATAATCATGTTACCCATAGGTTCTTCAACATCCACTCCAATTCCAATTGCTGCAGCCATAGGTTCATGAATCAAATAAACTTCTTTTCCACCTGCATGCTCAGCAGAATCTTGAACGGCTCTTTTTTCTACTTCAGTAATACCTGAGGGGATACAGATTACCATTCTTAAAGAAGGTTGTATAATTTGACGTTTAGAGCTAATCATTTTGATCATTCCTCTAATCATGTGTTCAGCGGCATGGAAGTCGGCAATTACTCCATCGCGAAGCGGACGAACAGTTTTGATGTTTTCATGAGTTTTACCATGCATCTGTTGAGCTTTTCGTCCAATTCCAATTATTTTATTGGTGGTACGGTCTATTGCTACGATAGAGGGCTCGTCAACCACTACTTTATCGTTTTGGATAATCAGTGTGTTGGCTGTTCCTAAATCAATTGCTATTTCTTGTGTAAATACGTTAAATAATCCCATTATTTGTATTTATTGTGTTAGTTAGTGTTTAAAATGTCTTGTCCCAGTGAAAACCATAGCGATACTGTTTTCATTACAGTAATCAATAGATAGTTGATCTTTAATTGATCCACCTGGTTGAATAACAGCATTAATCCCCTCTTTTCCTGCAATCTCCACACAATCAGGGAATGGGAAAAAAGCATCTGAAGCCATAACAGCTTCTTTCAAGTCAAAACTAAAAGATTTAGC comes from Flavobacteriales bacterium and encodes:
- a CDS encoding rod shape-determining protein MreC; this translates as MILIFSKNNPYQHSQFANSSNRFIGEIYNASNTIEQYFSLKKEIELLRVQNRVLQEKIKGSGNVIGNYFSLKEDTVYLQQYRFQSASVIRSTKDKRYNFLTINKGKANGLTKNMGVIGTKGILGYTVACSEHYSTVLPIIHPKFELAVRHQSSQSFGLLTWESTDNWQTATLNDISDFIPVQAGDTIITTGGDGFFPKGELIGTVQKTEEIPGKGTQLITVQLTEGFNDVYSVFIVDDINRIELKQLINSEEINE
- a CDS encoding rod shape-determining protein; translation: MGLFNVFTQEIAIDLGTANTLIIQNDKVVVDEPSIVAIDRTTNKIIGIGRKAQQMHGKTHENIKTVRPLRDGVIADFHAAEHMIRGMIKMISSKRQIIQPSLRMVICIPSGITEVEKRAVQDSAEHAGGKEVYLIHEPMAAAIGIGVDVEEPMGNMIIDIGGGTSEIAVIALGGIVCDKSIRVAGDDFTGDIEEYMRRQHNILIGERTAEQIKIEVGAAVTELENPPEDFPVRGRDLMTGIPKEIYVTYQEIAHCLDKSIAKIEEAIMNALEMTPPELSADIYKTGIYLAGGGSMLRGLDKRISEKTKLPVHIAEDPLRAVARGTGIALKNIDKYQFLIKQ